One window from the genome of Myxococcus virescens encodes:
- a CDS encoding magnesium transporter CorA family protein encodes MRAMPLAWERYGMIQVCLVKDGQLLTGGEELLGEDGRKWIDVLQPTEEVLARLAAQFGLHKLAVEDCLHLDQRPKLEEYPNHQFVVLQGFTVTGKDICELTLHEHHFFLAKDWLISVHELPFAGHDTVVRRVKEDPQATLIRGTDFVFYMLADALVDAQFPILDAFSDELEDLEIAIFDKPEKSHLQRIFAMKRMLVTFRRVLSPQRDVVGLLSRRGIPHVHEKTTLYFRDVYDHLVRLYEQIDAGRDIIGNVIDGYLSMVANKTNDISKQLTIFATIFLPLSCIVGFFGQNFDRLYTNGAWYLMWASILGLPVGMVFWFKHKEWL; translated from the coding sequence ATGCGGGCCATGCCGCTGGCTTGGGAGCGCTACGGGATGATTCAGGTCTGTCTTGTGAAGGACGGTCAACTTCTCACCGGTGGTGAAGAGCTGCTGGGCGAGGACGGCCGGAAGTGGATCGACGTCCTTCAGCCGACCGAGGAGGTGTTGGCCCGGCTGGCCGCGCAATTCGGTCTGCACAAGCTGGCCGTGGAGGACTGCCTCCACCTGGACCAACGGCCCAAGCTGGAGGAATACCCCAACCACCAATTCGTCGTCCTCCAGGGATTCACCGTCACGGGCAAGGACATCTGCGAACTGACGCTGCACGAGCACCACTTCTTCCTGGCGAAGGACTGGCTCATCAGCGTCCACGAGCTCCCCTTCGCAGGCCACGACACCGTGGTGCGCCGCGTGAAGGAGGACCCGCAGGCGACGCTCATCCGAGGGACGGACTTCGTCTTCTACATGCTCGCGGACGCGTTGGTGGATGCGCAGTTCCCCATCCTCGACGCGTTCAGTGACGAGCTCGAGGACCTGGAGATCGCCATCTTCGACAAGCCGGAGAAGTCCCACCTGCAACGCATCTTCGCCATGAAGCGGATGCTGGTGACGTTCCGGCGGGTGCTGTCGCCCCAGCGCGACGTGGTGGGCTTGCTGTCCCGGCGGGGCATCCCCCATGTCCACGAGAAGACGACGCTCTACTTCCGTGACGTGTACGACCACCTGGTACGGCTGTACGAGCAGATTGATGCCGGGCGCGACATCATCGGCAACGTGATTGACGGCTACCTGTCCATGGTGGCCAACAAGACGAACGATATCTCCAAGCAGCTCACCATCTTCGCCACCATCTTCCTGCCGCTGTCCTGCATCGTCGGCTTCTTCGGGCAGAACTTCGACCGGCTCTACACGAACGGCGCCTGGTACCTGATGTGGGCGTCGATTCTCGGGCTGCCGGTGGGGATGGTCTTCTGGTTCAAGCACAAAGAGTGGCTCTGA
- a CDS encoding alpha/beta fold hydrolase yields the protein MLTVTVDGVPLHYRDEGKGPPVLLLHAFPLNGSTFDKQVKALSGRYRFIIPDIRGFGESALGEGPTEMSRIARDALSLLDALNLDTVVVGGVSMGGYAAMALLREDAGRVSGLVLMDTQATADDAEGKARRETSAAQALEVGVEPIIQAMLPKMVAAGPDSPVAREVAALMRAAAPASVAAALRGMALRPDSKDMLARYAGPALVIVGEHDALTPPAKAKEIAELISGAKLEVIPDAGHLANQEQPDRVNAVLDAFLSSLQGPSA from the coding sequence ATGCTGACCGTCACCGTGGATGGCGTCCCCCTGCACTACCGGGACGAGGGCAAGGGCCCACCCGTGCTGCTGCTGCATGCGTTTCCGCTGAATGGCAGCACCTTCGACAAACAGGTGAAGGCGCTGTCGGGGCGCTACCGCTTCATCATCCCGGACATCCGAGGCTTCGGTGAGAGCGCGCTGGGCGAAGGCCCCACGGAGATGTCCCGCATCGCGCGTGACGCGCTGTCACTGCTGGACGCGCTGAACCTGGACACCGTGGTGGTGGGTGGAGTGTCCATGGGGGGCTACGCCGCCATGGCCCTGCTGCGCGAGGACGCGGGGCGCGTCAGCGGGCTGGTGTTGATGGATACGCAGGCCACCGCGGACGACGCGGAGGGCAAGGCGCGCCGGGAGACCTCCGCGGCACAGGCGCTGGAGGTCGGCGTGGAGCCCATCATCCAAGCCATGCTTCCCAAGATGGTGGCCGCGGGACCGGACTCACCGGTGGCCCGGGAAGTGGCGGCACTGATGCGCGCGGCCGCTCCCGCGAGCGTCGCGGCCGCGCTGCGCGGCATGGCCCTGCGTCCGGACAGCAAGGACATGCTGGCGCGGTACGCGGGCCCGGCACTCGTCATCGTGGGCGAGCACGACGCCCTCACCCCGCCGGCCAAGGCGAAGGAAATCGCCGAACTCATCTCCGGAGCGAAGCTGGAGGTCATTCCGGATGCGGGGCACCTGGCCAACCAGGAACAGCCCGATCGGGTCAACGCCGTGCTGGATGCCTTCCTGTCGTCGCTTCAGGGGCCCAGCGCCTGA
- a CDS encoding peroxidase, translating into MHLKDVEDRESDGHYGRLIRMAREVGAPVPQIWHLFAYKPRLGEALSRFTHEVMRGPSPLSPGLRELIAAYTSRGNQCLF; encoded by the coding sequence ATGCATCTGAAGGACGTCGAGGACCGCGAATCCGATGGCCACTACGGCCGGCTGATTCGCATGGCCCGAGAGGTAGGCGCTCCCGTCCCGCAAATCTGGCACCTGTTCGCGTACAAGCCGCGATTGGGCGAGGCCCTGTCCCGCTTCACCCATGAAGTCATGCGGGGCCCTTCCCCGCTGTCGCCCGGACTGCGAGAGCTGATTGCCGCGTACACGTCGCGCGGCAACCAATGCTTGTTTTGA
- a CDS encoding carboxymuconolactone decarboxylase family protein, with amino-acid sequence MATAPISEAEKALFAFVDTLNHRAAQVGREDIAHLKDAGWTDEALFDTVTVCALFNFYNRWIDGTGVQDMPTEMYQRSGQRMAATGYAPPPPAKPEE; translated from the coding sequence GTGGCGACAGCCCCCATCTCCGAGGCCGAGAAGGCCCTCTTTGCCTTCGTGGACACCCTCAACCACCGTGCGGCGCAGGTGGGACGGGAGGACATCGCACACTTGAAGGACGCCGGGTGGACAGACGAAGCCCTCTTCGACACCGTGACGGTGTGCGCGCTCTTCAACTTCTACAATCGATGGATTGACGGCACCGGCGTGCAGGACATGCCCACGGAGATGTATCAGCGCAGCGGGCAGCGGATGGCCGCCACAGGCTATGCGCCGCCGCCACCCGCGAAGCCCGAGGAGTAA
- a CDS encoding dipeptidase, which produces MGDVKEFHQRWCIADGHADSLMWNRDLCERSEDGHVDFPRLREAGVKLQCFTIVTRGFPFIGGFPVFAAWRGWPREARASEWTRALWQIEQMASFCARSGDAARITTTGAMLEDNLAQGRLSAVLGVEGGHAIEGQVARLSELHQRGVRFMGLTHLSNNDLGGSSFPMMGNRGLTPLGRDVMEEMARLGMSVDVAHASESTLKDLFTHPSVRFFCSHTGVRAAGGGWRNLSDESLRFIADRGGVVGIIFAPVYLGGDTVDDVVRHIEHAVDVMGEGGVGLGSDYDGMVPLPRGMKDVTGLPLLTEALLRRHPPSWVERVMGGNFRRFFQETLGG; this is translated from the coding sequence ATGGGTGACGTGAAAGAGTTCCACCAGCGGTGGTGCATCGCGGACGGCCATGCGGATTCCCTCATGTGGAACCGCGACCTGTGTGAACGCTCTGAAGATGGCCATGTGGACTTCCCCCGCCTGCGGGAGGCGGGGGTGAAGCTCCAGTGCTTCACCATCGTCACCCGGGGCTTCCCTTTCATCGGAGGCTTCCCGGTGTTCGCAGCGTGGCGTGGGTGGCCCCGGGAGGCCCGGGCGAGCGAGTGGACCCGGGCGCTCTGGCAGATTGAGCAGATGGCGTCCTTCTGTGCGCGCTCCGGGGATGCCGCCCGCATCACCACGACCGGCGCCATGCTGGAGGACAACCTCGCGCAGGGGCGGCTGTCCGCGGTGCTGGGCGTGGAAGGGGGACACGCCATCGAAGGCCAGGTGGCGCGCCTGTCGGAGCTTCACCAGCGTGGGGTGCGCTTCATGGGCCTCACCCACCTGTCCAACAACGACCTCGGTGGCTCTTCCTTTCCGATGATGGGCAACCGGGGCCTCACACCGCTGGGCCGGGATGTCATGGAGGAAATGGCCCGGTTGGGCATGAGCGTGGATGTGGCGCATGCCTCGGAGTCCACCCTCAAGGACCTCTTCACCCACCCCTCGGTCCGGTTCTTCTGCTCGCACACGGGCGTTCGCGCGGCGGGCGGCGGCTGGCGCAACCTCTCCGACGAATCCCTGCGCTTCATCGCAGACCGGGGCGGGGTGGTGGGCATCATCTTCGCCCCCGTCTATCTGGGCGGTGACACCGTGGATGACGTGGTCCGGCACATCGAGCACGCCGTGGACGTCATGGGGGAGGGCGGGGTGGGGTTGGGCTCCGACTACGACGGAATGGTGCCGCTTCCCCGTGGCATGAAGGATGTCACCGGGTTGCCTTTGCTCACCGAGGCGCTGTTGCGCCGCCATCCACCGTCCTGGGTGGAACGCGTCATGGGTGGAAACTTCCGTCGTTTCTTCCAGGAGACATTGGGTGGTTGA
- a CDS encoding serine/threonine-protein kinase yields MSTHPPEPPASKPFILFTTGATAYELIRYLGARGAGELLLARRHYAGVPGDLVLIKRLQDVGDAQGRARLREEVKLLMRLSHPAIVQVFLVRVHEGLPHLVMEHVDGKSLETLISYAALRRRPFSEAFAAYVGAEVADALHHAHTLEDARGRPLGIVHRDVSPRSLRLDARGHVKLSDFAMAWAKLPGRIVTETHVVRGDLAYASPEALARMPVDGRADLFSLGVVLLEVLTGLHLLDLEDVERAALAAGPLPDAEVLLAEVPSWLPAPLMAARMACLAPAHVERATQGLSPAMRAILGRLLRREPSERFQSGQELADALRAVLAGQGYAYGPAEAMREATQVRRDARCRRQMADVLRWEDSVRPEAPPRTTSGSGP; encoded by the coding sequence ATGTCCACTCACCCCCCAGAGCCGCCCGCTTCAAAGCCATTCATTCTCTTCACCACCGGGGCCACGGCGTATGAGTTGATCCGCTACCTCGGGGCACGGGGCGCCGGTGAGCTGTTGCTCGCCCGGCGGCACTATGCGGGCGTCCCCGGCGACCTCGTGCTCATCAAACGTTTGCAGGACGTCGGAGACGCGCAGGGTCGCGCGCGCCTGCGCGAAGAGGTCAAGCTGCTGATGCGGCTCAGCCACCCGGCCATCGTGCAGGTGTTCCTGGTGCGGGTGCATGAAGGATTGCCCCACCTGGTCATGGAGCACGTGGACGGAAAGTCCCTGGAGACGCTCATCAGCTACGCGGCCCTGCGGCGCCGGCCCTTCTCGGAAGCGTTCGCCGCCTACGTGGGCGCGGAAGTGGCGGATGCGCTGCATCATGCCCACACGCTGGAAGACGCCCGGGGCCGTCCATTGGGCATCGTCCACCGGGATGTGTCGCCGCGGAGCCTGCGTCTGGACGCGCGGGGCCATGTGAAGCTGTCTGACTTCGCCATGGCATGGGCGAAGCTGCCTGGGCGCATCGTCACGGAGACCCATGTCGTCCGGGGCGACCTGGCCTACGCCTCACCGGAAGCGCTGGCGCGAATGCCGGTGGACGGACGCGCCGACCTGTTCTCCTTGGGCGTGGTGCTGCTGGAGGTGCTCACCGGCTTGCACCTGTTGGATCTGGAGGACGTGGAGCGGGCCGCGCTTGCCGCGGGGCCGCTGCCTGACGCGGAGGTGCTGCTGGCGGAGGTGCCCAGCTGGCTGCCCGCGCCCTTGATGGCCGCGCGCATGGCGTGTCTGGCTCCGGCGCATGTGGAACGCGCCACCCAGGGATTGTCCCCGGCCATGCGGGCCATCCTCGGCCGGCTCTTGCGCCGGGAGCCCTCAGAGCGCTTCCAGTCCGGGCAGGAACTGGCGGACGCCCTGCGCGCCGTGTTGGCCGGTCAGGGGTACGCCTACGGACCGGCGGAAGCCATGCGGGAGGCCACCCAGGTCCGCCGCGATGCCCGCTGCCGCCGGCAGATGGCGGATGTGCTGCGCTGGGAGGACTCCGTCCGTCCAGAGGCCCCGCCGCGCACGACATCCGGGTCGGGGCCTTGA
- the thiS gene encoding sulfur carrier protein ThiS produces the protein MQVWVNGETHEVPEGTTLSALLESLQVGGPGVAVEVNAEVVRRARHPEHHLQAGDRVEIVTFVGGG, from the coding sequence ATGCAGGTCTGGGTCAACGGAGAGACGCACGAGGTGCCGGAAGGCACCACCCTTTCGGCGCTGCTGGAGTCGCTTCAAGTGGGCGGCCCCGGCGTCGCCGTGGAAGTGAACGCGGAGGTGGTGCGCCGCGCCCGCCACCCCGAACACCACCTCCAGGCGGGAGACCGCGTGGAAATCGTCACCTTCGTCGGCGGCGGCTAG
- a CDS encoding thiazole synthase, translating into MSIQDKPFTIAGVTFSSRLILGTGKYPSHDIMQRCHESSGTEMVTVAVRRLDLKATGEASLMNWIDRNRLRLLPNTALCYTADDAVRTCRLAEELGMSKWVKLEVLGDEKTLYPDVEETVKAARILVKEGFTVLPYTSDDPITARKLEDAGCAAVMPLAAPIGSGLGIRNPHNIRLILETVKVPVIVDAGVGTASDAAIAMELGVEAVLMNTAIAGAQDPVRMAVAMKKAVEAGRDAYLAGRIPRKAYGSASSPIDGLVHH; encoded by the coding sequence ATGAGCATCCAGGACAAGCCTTTCACCATCGCCGGAGTGACGTTCAGCTCCCGGCTCATCCTCGGCACGGGGAAGTATCCCAGCCACGACATCATGCAGCGCTGCCACGAATCCTCCGGCACGGAGATGGTGACCGTGGCGGTGCGCCGCCTGGACCTCAAGGCCACGGGCGAGGCGTCGCTGATGAACTGGATTGACCGCAACCGCCTGCGCCTGCTCCCCAACACGGCGCTCTGCTACACGGCGGATGACGCGGTCCGCACCTGCCGGCTCGCCGAGGAGCTGGGCATGAGCAAGTGGGTGAAGCTCGAGGTGCTCGGCGACGAGAAGACGCTGTACCCGGACGTCGAGGAGACGGTGAAGGCGGCCCGCATCCTGGTGAAGGAGGGCTTCACCGTGCTGCCCTACACCAGCGACGACCCCATCACCGCCCGCAAGCTGGAGGACGCGGGCTGCGCGGCCGTGATGCCGCTGGCGGCGCCCATCGGCAGCGGCCTGGGCATCCGCAATCCGCACAACATCCGCCTCATCCTGGAGACGGTGAAGGTCCCCGTCATCGTGGACGCGGGCGTGGGCACCGCGTCCGACGCGGCCATCGCCATGGAGCTGGGCGTGGAGGCGGTGCTGATGAACACCGCCATCGCCGGCGCGCAGGACCCGGTGCGCATGGCCGTGGCCATGAAGAAGGCGGTGGAGGCCGGCCGCGACGCGTACCTGGCGGGCCGCATCCCGCGAAAAGCCTACGGCTCCGCGTCCAGCCCGATTGACGGGCTCGTCCACCACTGA
- a CDS encoding thiamine phosphate synthase yields the protein MVPSTLPRLVVITDWRLPSERLRWALARALDAGPEVAVQHRHPEATGRRFLDEARELAALCHPRGNPLFINGRVDVALLVGAHVHLPAHGPSPMDVRPHLPAGRWISSAVHDVAEAHAARGADLALVSPVFAPGSKPGDTRPALGPEGFSALAATLPCPALALGGITPARAVTLPAAAGFAVISSVLEADDPTAAARSLLAACAGRDMLRTP from the coding sequence GTGGTGCCTTCCACCCTTCCCCGGCTCGTCGTCATCACCGACTGGCGCCTGCCGTCCGAACGGCTGAGGTGGGCGCTCGCCCGGGCGCTCGACGCCGGGCCCGAAGTGGCCGTCCAGCACCGCCACCCCGAGGCCACCGGGCGCCGCTTCCTCGACGAAGCGCGGGAGCTGGCCGCGTTGTGCCACCCACGTGGCAACCCGCTCTTCATCAATGGGCGTGTCGACGTGGCGCTGCTCGTCGGCGCCCATGTCCACCTTCCCGCCCATGGCCCTTCTCCCATGGACGTCCGCCCGCACCTTCCCGCCGGGAGGTGGATCAGCTCCGCCGTGCATGACGTGGCGGAGGCCCACGCGGCCCGAGGCGCGGACCTCGCCTTGGTGAGCCCGGTGTTCGCTCCCGGTTCCAAGCCGGGAGACACACGGCCTGCCCTCGGGCCGGAGGGGTTCAGCGCCCTGGCCGCGACGTTGCCCTGCCCCGCGCTGGCCCTGGGCGGAATCACCCCCGCGCGCGCGGTGACGCTGCCGGCCGCGGCGGGCTTCGCGGTCATCTCGTCCGTCCTGGAGGCCGACGACCCGACGGCGGCGGCACGGAGCCTGCTGGCCGCGTGCGCTGGGCGGGATATGCTGCGCACCCCGTGA
- a CDS encoding DUF4129 domain-containing protein, with protein MPSLPLLLLLASLPCAEREDITLDLRETAEHRPAGFGDEVSTLSARLGGVPLPPAQDGDTAPERAEQLARFLKEACDVQTLANSPSAVPPPPTEPERLEAILDRPEFARARQRHGDALKRIMREVTAWLEGLFESREAQGFAVATRAVMLGLALALILWSVLRLRARRGRKAAHGSASSGANAEPLVLDSPAEHLRRARAALSTDAREAIREGLLSLLSSLEERRLARPDRVRTNRELAAELPGRGASATLVREVERLMGWYDRTFYSLAPVAPEEAARFVTEVESLNGTLATEGAR; from the coding sequence GTGCCGAGCCTGCCCCTCCTCCTGCTGCTGGCCTCCCTGCCCTGCGCCGAGCGCGAGGACATCACGCTGGACCTGCGCGAGACGGCCGAACACCGCCCGGCCGGATTCGGCGATGAAGTGAGCACGCTGTCAGCACGCCTGGGCGGAGTCCCGCTGCCTCCGGCCCAGGACGGGGACACCGCCCCCGAGCGCGCGGAGCAGCTCGCGCGCTTCCTGAAGGAGGCCTGCGACGTCCAGACGTTGGCGAACAGCCCCAGCGCCGTCCCGCCCCCACCGACAGAACCCGAGCGGCTGGAGGCCATCCTCGACCGGCCCGAGTTCGCCCGCGCGCGCCAACGGCACGGCGATGCGTTGAAGCGCATCATGCGGGAGGTGACGGCGTGGCTGGAGGGCCTCTTCGAATCCCGGGAAGCCCAGGGCTTCGCGGTGGCCACGCGCGCGGTGATGCTGGGGCTGGCGCTCGCGCTCATCCTGTGGAGCGTGCTCCGGCTCCGCGCGCGGCGTGGACGCAAGGCGGCGCATGGCTCCGCCTCCTCCGGGGCGAACGCGGAGCCGTTGGTCCTGGACTCTCCGGCCGAACACCTGCGCAGGGCCCGGGCGGCGCTCTCCACGGATGCACGCGAAGCCATCCGGGAAGGGTTGTTGAGCCTGCTGTCCTCACTGGAGGAGCGGCGGCTGGCCCGGCCAGACCGTGTGCGAACCAACCGTGAGCTGGCGGCGGAGCTGCCCGGCCGCGGCGCGTCCGCGACGCTGGTGCGCGAGGTGGAGCGGCTGATGGGCTGGTACGACCGGACCTTCTATTCGCTCGCGCCAGTGGCGCCGGAGGAAGCCGCCCGCTTCGTCACCGAGGTCGAGTCGCTGAATGGAACCCTGGCCACGGAGGGCGCACGGTGA
- a CDS encoding DUF4350 domain-containing protein has product MTNTRAVVFFGVLIALALAVGLSTRTDAPDSPVPTVENTAPQGARALYLYLREGGRAVGTQLTPLEAIPPDTRTLVLAAPEGRPVTTEEVTALERFVQEGGTLVYLSPRELGKHQAALEGWLHLESGLMLPASSRGLDSTLSDVGGTTVDVWLPVGPLHGLSQLRVSQDRGLRMGHDDAVPVAGMGGAVAVWRRALGKGEVYVLAGSDLLENRRLELLDNLRFWEALAARGPLLFDEYHHQLAPPPPFSRGIWVFTAQVLAVGLLYVVSRGTRFGAPRPLRVERHRSALEYVRSMGWLMRRAKVEKELLPELDQALRQQMQERLGIPVGLSDEDAARLMEQDGGVSATEYLEAKADLTRTHAQPTVAPADYARVARRYAHLERALAGREARA; this is encoded by the coding sequence GTGACGAACACCCGGGCCGTCGTCTTCTTCGGAGTGCTCATCGCGCTGGCCCTGGCGGTGGGCCTGTCCACCCGCACGGACGCGCCTGACTCACCAGTGCCCACTGTGGAGAACACGGCGCCGCAGGGTGCTCGCGCGCTCTATCTGTACCTCCGCGAGGGGGGCCGGGCCGTGGGCACGCAGCTGACGCCGCTCGAAGCCATTCCCCCTGACACGCGCACCCTGGTGCTCGCGGCCCCCGAGGGCCGGCCCGTGACGACGGAAGAAGTCACCGCGCTGGAACGCTTCGTTCAGGAAGGCGGGACGCTCGTGTACCTGTCGCCCCGCGAGCTGGGGAAACATCAAGCGGCACTCGAAGGATGGCTGCATCTGGAGTCCGGGCTGATGCTACCCGCCAGCAGCCGCGGCCTGGACTCGACGCTGTCCGACGTGGGCGGGACCACCGTGGACGTATGGCTGCCGGTGGGTCCCCTCCACGGACTCTCCCAGCTTCGAGTCTCCCAGGACCGGGGCCTCCGCATGGGCCACGATGACGCCGTGCCCGTCGCCGGCATGGGCGGCGCGGTGGCGGTGTGGCGCAGGGCCCTGGGCAAGGGCGAGGTGTACGTGCTGGCCGGCTCGGACCTGCTGGAGAACCGGCGCCTGGAGCTGCTGGACAACCTGCGCTTCTGGGAAGCGCTAGCTGCCCGCGGGCCCCTGCTGTTCGACGAGTACCACCACCAGCTCGCGCCGCCGCCCCCCTTCTCCCGTGGAATCTGGGTCTTCACGGCGCAGGTGCTGGCGGTGGGTCTGCTCTACGTCGTGTCGCGAGGCACGCGCTTCGGAGCGCCGCGCCCGCTGCGCGTGGAGCGCCACCGGTCCGCGCTGGAGTACGTGCGCAGCATGGGCTGGCTGATGCGCCGCGCGAAGGTGGAGAAGGAGTTGCTACCCGAGCTGGACCAGGCCCTGCGCCAGCAGATGCAGGAGCGCCTGGGCATCCCCGTGGGCCTGTCGGACGAGGACGCCGCGCGCCTGATGGAACAGGACGGAGGCGTCTCCGCCACCGAGTACCTGGAGGCGAAGGCCGACCTTACGCGGACTCACGCGCAGCCCACCGTGGCACCGGCGGACTATGCGCGGGTGGCCCGCCGCTACGCCCACCTGGAGCGGGCGCTGGCGGGCCGCGAAGCCCGCGCCTAG
- the exoP gene encoding spore coat polysaccharide biosynthesis glycosyltransferase ExoP — protein MRRSDELDLARRALRGRDLVVFSNDWDGDPLSKVHIMRILSRENRILWVNSIGNRAPKANAHDVKRIFDKLGRFTEGVREVEPNIHVLSPLAIPFYGSELVRGANRQLLRLQVLRAMKKLGFQKPISWSFLPASAPVSGTLGEAFVIYHCVDEFAAFSDTNGRHIAELEARLLKRADLCITSAERLRENKARVNPRTVLVRHGTDFTHFVKACDPATTIPADIARLPKPIIGFFGLVADWVDQEAIIATARAHPEGSVVIIGKTTPDCDDSALRAEPNIHMLGRKPYADLPGYSKAFDVALMPFKVSELTLNANPLKVREYLASGLPVVSTDLPEVRKVGLCKIAKDTKDFVRKVDECLADKPGPNRERAERIFGESWDARVDEIRHHVGAALMADGKAL, from the coding sequence ATGCGGCGCAGTGATGAGCTGGACCTCGCGCGCAGGGCATTGCGCGGACGTGACCTGGTGGTGTTCTCCAACGACTGGGATGGGGACCCGCTGTCGAAGGTCCACATCATGCGGATTCTCTCCCGGGAGAACCGCATCCTCTGGGTGAACAGCATTGGCAACCGCGCGCCGAAGGCCAACGCGCATGACGTGAAGCGCATCTTCGACAAGCTGGGCCGCTTCACCGAAGGCGTCCGCGAGGTGGAGCCCAACATCCACGTCCTGTCGCCGCTGGCCATTCCCTTCTATGGCTCGGAGCTGGTGCGCGGCGCCAACCGGCAGTTGCTGCGGCTCCAGGTGCTGCGGGCGATGAAGAAGCTGGGCTTCCAGAAGCCCATCTCGTGGAGCTTCCTGCCCGCGTCCGCGCCGGTGTCCGGCACGCTGGGCGAGGCGTTCGTCATCTACCACTGTGTGGACGAGTTCGCCGCCTTCAGCGACACCAATGGCCGCCACATCGCGGAGCTGGAGGCGCGGCTACTCAAGCGCGCCGACCTTTGCATCACCTCCGCCGAGCGGCTGCGTGAGAACAAGGCCCGCGTCAATCCGCGCACGGTGCTGGTGCGGCATGGCACCGACTTCACCCACTTCGTGAAGGCGTGCGACCCGGCCACGACGATTCCCGCGGACATCGCCCGTCTGCCCAAGCCCATCATCGGCTTCTTCGGGCTGGTGGCGGACTGGGTGGACCAGGAGGCCATCATCGCCACGGCCCGCGCCCACCCGGAAGGCTCGGTGGTCATCATCGGCAAGACGACGCCGGACTGTGACGACTCCGCGCTGCGCGCCGAGCCGAACATCCACATGCTGGGCCGCAAGCCGTACGCGGACCTGCCCGGCTACAGCAAGGCATTCGACGTGGCGCTGATGCCGTTCAAGGTCAGCGAGCTGACGCTCAACGCCAATCCGCTCAAAGTGCGTGAGTACCTGGCGTCCGGCCTGCCCGTGGTGTCCACGGACCTGCCGGAGGTCCGCAAGGTGGGGCTCTGCAAGATTGCCAAGGACACCAAGGACTTCGTGCGCAAGGTGGACGAGTGTCTGGCGGACAAACCCGGTCCGAACCGCGAGCGCGCCGAGCGCATCTTTGGTGAAAGCTGGGACGCGCGCGTGGATGAGATTCGCCACCACGTGGGCGCGGCGCTCATGGCGGACGGCAAGGCGCTCTGA
- the exoO gene encoding spore coat polysaccharide biosynthesis glycosyltransferase ExoO, with the protein MRVLLVGDYPPPHGGVAVHVQQLHGYLRGCGVDVKVLDIGKGGRPAPDVIPARGAAPFALWLARHVATGWTIHVHTSGNNPKSWVLAGMVGSLPGPKSPRVITLHSGLLPDYLAASDARRNFARVALAGYARVVAVSDAVKSALVGCGVPAEKIDVLPAFCASQVRPGPVPSAAEAARSRRRVLLSMAHHPSPVYGRALMFRALRELAQTWPDVGLALFGPGLESEAFIRDVREARVAGHLEVLGELEHSAALGLIARSDAFVRPTTHDGDSISVREALTLGVPCVASDVCARPAPTRVFAAGNAGELARVIREAVAAGPMHVPQVDAGPELLSLYGELSSNNGLKSSHEQGSGLGETRHAAQ; encoded by the coding sequence ATGCGCGTGCTCCTCGTCGGGGATTACCCGCCGCCGCATGGTGGCGTCGCGGTTCATGTTCAACAGCTTCATGGCTACCTGCGCGGCTGCGGGGTCGACGTGAAGGTGCTCGATATCGGGAAGGGGGGCCGGCCGGCTCCGGATGTCATCCCGGCTCGCGGCGCCGCTCCGTTCGCCCTGTGGCTCGCGCGGCACGTTGCCACCGGGTGGACGATCCACGTCCACACCAGCGGAAACAACCCGAAGTCCTGGGTGCTGGCGGGGATGGTGGGAAGCCTGCCCGGGCCGAAGTCTCCCCGGGTCATCACCCTCCACTCCGGACTGTTGCCGGACTACCTCGCCGCGTCCGACGCGCGTCGGAACTTCGCGCGCGTGGCGCTTGCGGGCTACGCGCGGGTGGTCGCCGTGTCCGACGCGGTGAAGTCCGCGCTGGTGGGCTGCGGCGTGCCCGCGGAGAAAATCGACGTGCTCCCGGCCTTCTGCGCCTCACAGGTGCGGCCGGGGCCCGTTCCATCGGCGGCGGAGGCCGCGCGCTCCCGGCGGCGGGTGCTGCTGTCCATGGCGCACCATCCATCGCCCGTCTACGGGCGCGCGCTGATGTTCCGGGCCCTGCGCGAGCTGGCGCAGACGTGGCCGGACGTGGGCTTGGCGCTCTTCGGTCCGGGCCTGGAATCCGAGGCGTTCATCCGCGACGTCCGCGAAGCGCGCGTGGCGGGCCACCTGGAGGTGCTGGGGGAGCTCGAGCACTCCGCTGCGCTGGGGCTCATCGCGCGCAGCGACGCTTTCGTTCGGCCCACCACACATGACGGGGACTCCATCTCCGTGCGCGAGGCGCTGACGCTGGGAGTTCCCTGCGTGGCCAGCGATGTCTGCGCCCGGCCCGCGCCCACCCGCGTGTTCGCTGCGGGCAATGCCGGGGAGCTGGCGCGGGTGATTCGCGAGGCGGTGGCGGCAGGGCCCATGCATGTGCCGCAGGTGGATGCAGGGCCGGAGCTGCTCTCGCTGTACGGGGAGCTGTCCTCCAACAACGGTTTGAAGTCGTCACACGAACAAGGTTCAGGCCTGGGGGAGACGAGACATGCGGCGCAGTGA